The Candidatus Nomurabacteria bacterium genome has a segment encoding these proteins:
- a CDS encoding NUDIX domain-containing protein has translation MKKVYWFLVKIARIYWKIFKPKTYGSRAIIIFEDKEILLVKNVASKHWSLPGGHIKKNETPEDCIAREIKEELSISVKVEYKLGEFLSRQEGKKDTVYIFVVKVLDKSFKKTYELEDAKWFDISNLPENISPAGMRRIKECVEGRRNIIGKW, from the coding sequence ATGAAAAAAGTTTACTGGTTTTTGGTTAAAATAGCTAGAATATACTGGAAAATTTTCAAGCCAAAAACATATGGGTCTAGAGCAATAATTATATTTGAAGATAAAGAAATTCTTTTGGTTAAAAATGTAGCATCAAAACACTGGTCATTGCCCGGTGGTCACATAAAAAAAAATGAAACACCAGAAGATTGTATTGCAAGAGAGATAAAAGAAGAATTAAGTATATCTGTAAAAGTAGAGTATAAATTAGGAGAGTTTTTATCTAGACAAGAGGGAAAAAAGGATACAGTATATATTTTTGTAGTCAAAGTTTTAGACAAAAGTTTCAAAAAAACCTACGAGCTAGAAGACGCTAAATGGTTTGATATTAGTAATTTACCTGAAAATATTTCTCCTGCTGGAATGAGAAGAATAAAAGAGTGTGTCGAGGGCAGAAGAAATATTATTGGCAAATGGTAG
- a CDS encoding serine hydrolase family protein, with protein MKKVFVVHGLGSAPDHAWRGWLVDELKNKNIAVENPQMPGDDNPICKEWVDLLNKIIDPKDENYIIGHSLGARAVLRYLEAGGRARGVILVSGRFGKPKSGTLGTFYNEPLDFSKIKNNSEKFVVFHGSNDPNIPFEDGKKISEELNCKFIVIENGGHLSGKAGFNKFPEVLDELLKMMK; from the coding sequence ATGAAAAAAGTTTTTGTTGTACATGGATTGGGGTCAGCACCAGATCATGCATGGCGTGGCTGGTTAGTTGATGAATTAAAAAATAAAAATATAGCCGTAGAAAATCCTCAGATGCCAGGAGATGATAACCCTATTTGCAAAGAGTGGGTAGATTTACTAAATAAAATCATCGATCCAAAGGATGAAAATTATATTATTGGACATAGTTTGGGTGCAAGAGCTGTATTGAGATATTTAGAAGCAGGAGGGAGAGCAAGAGGAGTAATATTGGTTTCAGGAAGGTTTGGTAAGCCAAAATCTGGGACTTTAGGAACTTTCTATAATGAACCACTAGATTTCTCAAAAATAAAAAACAATTCAGAGAAGTTTGTCGTTTTTCATGGTAGTAACGATCCAAACATACCTTTTGAAGATGGTAAGAAAATTTCCGAAGAATTAAATTGCAAATTTATAGTTATAGAAAATGGGGGACACCTAAGCGGAAAAGCAGGTTTCAATAAATTTCCAGAAGTTTTAGATGAACTATTAAAAATGATGAAATAA
- a CDS encoding ASCH domain-containing protein, which yields MKSLKFTSELSEKILAGKKTGTWRLFDDKNLELGDELELINKSTDEVFARAKITSLKFKKLGEVTKEEIAGKYKDFDEMYRIQKGHYGDKVDENTEVKMIEFKLI from the coding sequence ATGAAATCGCTTAAATTTACAAGTGAACTATCAGAAAAAATTCTCGCTGGGAAAAAGACAGGTACTTGGCGGCTTTTTGATGATAAAAACTTGGAACTAGGAGATGAGCTTGAGCTTATAAACAAAAGTACAGATGAAGTTTTTGCTAGAGCAAAAATAACTTCATTAAAATTTAAAAAGTTAGGTGAAGTGACAAAAGAAGAAATAGCTGGAAAGTATAAAGATTTTGATGAAATGTATAGAATTCAAAAAGGTCACTATGGCGATAAAGTCGATGAGAATACTGAAGTAAAAATGATAGAATTCAAATTAATATGA
- a CDS encoding isochorismatase family protein has protein sequence MIKIISIDLQKDFTDPQGRAFRDRPSVSFIKNELVPFLREKDIKIYEIISDYRQPRQGDTGDLCYPGTFGYESEIPDDVKDANIWVKSMNSPEWIRKGRGDKDAVPELPYPDPESFTKWLIETVGTPVEKNKIVLIGLTLDCCVLSTAQDLTFRGYDVYVLSEAVDVYSGNQEEKEYLLKNVPVKNWADPMLFEEFKNEIA, from the coding sequence ATGATTAAAATAATATCAATCGATTTACAAAAAGATTTTACAGATCCACAAGGTCGAGCTTTTCGAGATCGACCAAGCGTTTCTTTTATAAAGAATGAACTTGTTCCATTTCTTCGTGAAAAGGATATAAAAATCTATGAAATAATCTCAGATTACAGACAACCAAGGCAGGGTGATACGGGAGATCTTTGCTACCCCGGAACTTTTGGATATGAGTCTGAAATACCTGATGATGTAAAGGACGCAAATATATGGGTAAAAAGTATGAATTCTCCTGAGTGGATAAGAAAAGGCAGGGGAGACAAAGATGCAGTTCCGGAATTGCCTTATCCAGATCCGGAATCTTTTACTAAATGGTTAATTGAGACAGTTGGAACACCAGTGGAAAAAAATAAAATAGTCTTGATAGGTTTAACTCTCGACTGTTGTGTGTTGTCTACTGCACAAGACCTAACTTTTCGTGGTTATGATGTTTATGTTTTAAGTGAAGCGGTTGATGTGTATTCTGGTAATCAAGAAGAAAAAGAATATCTATTAAAAAATGTTCCAGTAAAAAACTGGGCTGACCCCATGCTTTTTGAAGAATTTAAAAATGAAATCGCTTAA
- a CDS encoding class I tRNA ligase family protein: MEISNKDVSRSASNGMEENTKNQYVKNSTVAKSAMADKEEKVLEFWKENDIFEKTLSMSKGRKEFVFYEGPPTANGKPGIHHLEARAFKDAIPRYKTMRGFYVRRKGGWDTHGLPVELQVEKELGLTSKKEIEEYGVEKFNQKCKESVWQYRDLWEKFTERVGYWIDSKNPYVTYENQYMESVWNILSTVEKKGLLYKDYKVLPWCPRCGTALSSHELAQGYQDDKDLSVTAKFKVVGEENTYFLAWTTTPWTLPGNIALAVGKDIFYVKVKLENDFLILAEDRLSVLDGDVEISEKIKGSDLVGKEYEPLYAYFNNLAPESLDKSKAYKVYSADFVNTEDGTGIVHTAVMYGQDDFALGTKVGLPKFHLVKEDGHYIDGMDFLTGRFVKDEEVAIDIIKDLAGRNLLFKKEKYEHSYPHCWRCKTALIYYARDSWYIRMEKLRDKLVKENESINWEPEHIKDGRFGEWLRGLKDWAISRERYWGTPLPIWESSDGDRIVVDSITTLRKLSKKGNNKYFVMRHGGTESNKSGVVSYIREGQDGLTEEGKEETKKKAQSLNGAGIDLVITSPFRRTLETGKIVIETLGLPKESLIKDERLQEINPGIFDGKNWSDFHDAIEGSDKDWFNRKVEGGESLLEVGQRVRKVLLDCEEKYKGKKILFVTHGGPAWLFYVNAGLFSPHGEDYQKEDHKVFVEDFKRFENSEVRELDFVKMPMNQNLEIDLHKPFIDSVVLEKGGKEYTRVKEVLDVWFDSGSMPFAQDHYPFENSEKTFQPYKGLFRKQRGYPADFISEGIDQTRGWFYTLHAIGGIMGTGKAYRNVISLGLILDANGKKMSKSIGNTVDPIEMVEKYGVDTLRLWMYSVNQPGDAKNFDEKTVLDLNRKFFGLLYNVLAFYELYPVPEQVRYGAGRDLSESKNILDKWILAQLNELIKSSTENMDNFKLFEPVREMRSFIDDLSTWYLRRSRDRLKDGDNDAKRTLYYVLKTLAKLMAPFAPFSAEDIWQRLKTDNDVESVHLTSWPEARKVNTQIISDMQKVRDLCTEGNSIRKKTNIPLRQPLQTFFVKEEVSQDLKDLIKEELNVKEVKVSSEVSFDMNITPELKREGEYRELVRVIQDMRKEKGLIPSDVINLTLPEKYKETVSGFEDDLKKTAGVKEIKFMGEEIILK, encoded by the coding sequence ATGGAAATTTCTAATAAGGATGTATCGCGTTCTGCCTCTAATGGGATGGAAGAAAATACAAAAAATCAATACGTAAAAAACTCCACCGTCGCAAAATCTGCTATGGCGGACAAGGAAGAAAAAGTTTTAGAGTTCTGGAAAGAGAACGATATTTTTGAAAAGACCCTGAGTATGTCGAAGGGGAGAAAAGAGTTTGTTTTCTATGAAGGTCCACCAACTGCAAATGGAAAACCAGGAATACACCACTTAGAAGCTAGGGCATTCAAGGATGCAATTCCTCGCTATAAAACAATGAGAGGTTTTTATGTAAGGAGAAAGGGTGGTTGGGATACTCACGGACTTCCTGTTGAGCTTCAAGTTGAAAAAGAGCTTGGACTCACTTCCAAAAAAGAGATAGAAGAATACGGCGTAGAGAAGTTCAATCAGAAGTGTAAAGAAAGCGTTTGGCAGTATAGAGACTTGTGGGAGAAGTTTACAGAAAGAGTTGGTTACTGGATCGACTCCAAGAATCCATACGTTACTTATGAGAATCAGTACATGGAGTCTGTCTGGAATATATTGAGTACTGTCGAGAAAAAGGGACTTCTTTACAAGGACTACAAAGTTCTACCTTGGTGTCCTAGATGTGGTACAGCACTTTCTTCTCATGAACTTGCGCAGGGTTATCAAGACGACAAGGATCTTTCTGTGACAGCAAAATTCAAAGTTGTAGGAGAAGAAAACACATATTTTCTTGCATGGACAACTACACCATGGACTCTTCCTGGAAATATTGCTCTTGCAGTAGGAAAAGATATTTTTTATGTAAAAGTAAAATTAGAAAATGATTTTCTAATACTCGCCGAGGACAGACTTTCTGTTCTAGATGGTGACGTAGAAATTTCTGAAAAGATAAAAGGTTCTGATCTTGTTGGGAAAGAATACGAGCCACTATATGCATACTTCAATAATCTAGCTCCAGAATCTTTGGATAAGTCAAAAGCATATAAAGTATATTCTGCAGACTTTGTAAACACAGAAGATGGAACAGGTATTGTTCATACTGCTGTTATGTATGGACAAGATGATTTTGCACTAGGAACTAAAGTGGGTCTTCCAAAGTTTCACTTAGTAAAAGAAGATGGTCACTACATAGACGGTATGGATTTTCTGACAGGTAGATTTGTAAAAGATGAAGAAGTTGCGATAGATATAATCAAAGACCTTGCGGGAAGAAACCTACTTTTCAAAAAAGAAAAATACGAACACTCATACCCACACTGTTGGCGTTGTAAAACCGCGCTTATATATTATGCGAGAGATTCTTGGTATATACGCATGGAAAAATTGCGAGACAAGCTTGTAAAAGAAAACGAGAGTATAAACTGGGAACCAGAGCATATAAAAGACGGAAGATTTGGCGAGTGGCTACGCGGTCTAAAAGATTGGGCAATTTCACGCGAAAGATATTGGGGAACACCACTTCCTATATGGGAGTCTAGCGATGGAGATAGGATTGTCGTGGATTCTATCACTACACTTAGAAAACTTTCAAAAAAGGGAAACAACAAATATTTTGTGATGAGACACGGCGGTACCGAGAGCAACAAGAGTGGGGTAGTGAGTTATATAAGAGAGGGCCAAGACGGACTAACAGAAGAAGGTAAAGAAGAGACAAAGAAAAAAGCACAAAGTCTAAATGGGGCTGGTATCGATCTAGTCATAACTTCTCCATTTAGAAGAACACTAGAAACTGGAAAAATTGTTATAGAAACTCTTGGACTTCCAAAAGAATCCCTTATAAAAGACGAAAGACTACAAGAAATAAATCCTGGTATTTTCGACGGCAAGAACTGGTCAGATTTTCACGATGCAATAGAAGGTAGTGATAAAGATTGGTTCAACAGAAAAGTAGAAGGTGGCGAATCTTTGCTCGAAGTCGGACAAAGGGTTAGAAAAGTACTTCTTGATTGTGAAGAAAAATACAAAGGCAAAAAAATACTTTTTGTGACGCATGGTGGCCCAGCTTGGCTTTTCTATGTAAATGCAGGGCTTTTTTCTCCACACGGTGAAGACTACCAAAAAGAGGACCACAAAGTTTTTGTAGAAGATTTCAAGAGGTTTGAAAACTCAGAAGTGCGAGAGTTGGATTTTGTAAAAATGCCAATGAATCAAAATCTAGAAATAGATCTTCACAAGCCATTTATCGATAGTGTCGTTTTGGAGAAAGGGGGCAAAGAATATACTAGAGTAAAAGAAGTTCTAGATGTATGGTTCGACTCTGGTTCTATGCCGTTTGCACAGGACCACTATCCATTTGAAAATTCTGAAAAAACATTTCAACCATATAAAGGTTTATTTAGAAAACAGCGTGGTTATCCAGCAGACTTTATAAGTGAGGGAATAGATCAAACTCGTGGTTGGTTCTACACACTTCATGCAATAGGAGGAATCATGGGTACAGGAAAAGCTTATAGAAATGTTATAAGTCTCGGGCTTATACTAGATGCCAACGGTAAAAAGATGAGTAAGTCAATCGGAAACACGGTTGACCCTATAGAAATGGTTGAGAAATATGGTGTTGATACATTGAGACTGTGGATGTACTCAGTCAACCAGCCAGGTGACGCGAAAAACTTCGATGAAAAAACAGTACTTGATCTAAACAGGAAGTTCTTTGGTTTGCTTTATAACGTGCTAGCGTTTTATGAGCTTTACCCCGTACCAGAACAAGTTCGATACGGGGCAGGTCGAGATTTGTCAGAATCAAAAAATATATTAGATAAGTGGATACTTGCACAACTAAACGAGCTGATAAAATCTTCTACAGAAAACATGGACAACTTCAAATTGTTTGAGCCGGTAAGAGAAATGAGAAGTTTTATTGATGACCTCTCTACATGGTACCTTAGACGTTCTAGAGACAGACTAAAAGATGGTGATAATGATGCAAAGAGAACTCTTTATTATGTTTTGAAAACACTCGCTAAACTTATGGCTCCGTTTGCACCGTTTAGTGCAGAGGATATATGGCAAAGGTTGAAGACTGATAATGATGTAGAGTCCGTTCATCTTACAAGCTGGCCAGAAGCAAGGAAGGTAAATACACAAATAATATCTGATATGCAAAAAGTTAGAGATTTATGTACAGAGGGTAATTCAATAAGAAAAAAGACAAACATACCACTAAGACAACCACTTCAAACATTCTTTGTAAAAGAAGAAGTGTCTCAAGACTTAAAAGACCTGATCAAGGAAGAGTTAAATGTAAAAGAGGTAAAAGTTTCTAGTGAAGTTTCTTTCGACATGAACATAACTCCAGAACTAAAGAGAGAAGGGGAATATCGAGAACTTGTTCGTGTTATACAAGACATGCGAAAAGAAAAGGGTCTTATTCCTAGTGATGTGATAAATCTAACTCTGCCAGAGAAATACAAAGAGACAGTTTCAGGATTCGAAGATGATTTGAAGAAAACTGCTGGAGTTAAAGAAATAAAATTTATGGGCGAAGAAATAATCTTAAAATAA